In Lacinutrix sp. Bg11-31, the DNA window TTTAAAGGCTTATCTGCTTCAAACCTTGAAGGTTTTCAATGGTTAGAAATGACATCTGTAGATGGAAAAGTTACCGAAATTCCATACGAAGTATTAATGACTTCATTTAACACCACAAAATTAATTGTTAAGCTATTAAGTTCTAAATATGAACTTTTAGATGCTAGCGGTTTAAAAACAGATAAAATTGCTGCATTTTTTGCTCAAGAGCGTGAAAAATTGAGCGATAAATACACCAAAGCAGTTGTTTCTGCTAAAGCAGATGCTGCAACGAGACAAAAAGCAATTGGTGCATATAATCCACATGTAAAAGATAATGGAACCGTTGTTTTTGGTGGATCTCAAGGCACAAAAATTGTTGGTAAAGTTATTTATCAAATGAATCCAAATCGTACTAGTTATTATGTTGCGAAAGATTTAGATGGCATAACAGTTGCTACTGCTTCTGGATGTTCTACATGTACAGAAACTACTGTAAAAACATACACTGACCAAGAGTTCTCATACGATTATGGTTCTAAAACAATGATGACTGGTCGTTTTTCAAACTCTCAAGCCAAAATTTTTATTGAAGAGTTAGTTGGACGTGGTTATAAATTAGGTCGTGAGGCTAAAACAAAAGGAAGAGAATTAAGGAACGAAAAGGTTAAAATAGCTAAAGAAAACAGTATTAATTTATATGGTGTTTCTGGCTCTGCTACAGATAAAGAAGGTGAAGTTTTTGAAGGTACTCTTTATGCTATTTTCGAAAAACTATCTTTAGACGAAAGCCAAACACAAAGCGGAATAGCAGATATTGATGCTATAGATAACTACGGAAAAACTGTAAGCGTTAAATACACAAATGCTAAAGGAAGAAAACGTACTAAAAAATTAATGGCAAAGCAAGGTGCTTCTTTCTGTACAGAAATTGAAGGCGAAAAGGCTTGTTTCTATGGTATGAAAACCAAAGGAAATGCACTTAAAAAATTATCTAACGCAATGAGTTTAGGTTTTAATAACTCTTATTTTTACAAAGAAGTAAAAGAAATAAATGGACATCAATTATTAGTAAAGCCAGGTGACAAAGATATTTACGTTATCAAGTTTAAAAATAAAGATGCTGGTTTTATGATAGATGGTCGTAATAATGAAAAAGCTTCTGAAGCTTTTTCAAAATTTTTAAAAGAGGATTGCAAAACACTTTCTGAGGATATAGAAAACAATGAATTCGATTTAAAAAATGTTGAAAATTTAATCAATATTATTGAAGAATATGATGCTTGTAAATAAGCTATTCCTATATTTAATTAATAAAAAAAGTGACTCGAAAGAGTTGCTTTTTCATGTTAGACTATTAATGAACTATCTTATTTAGGTTCTATAATTAAAAATACTGCTGTACTGTCTCCAATATTAAGTACTTCATGTTCGCTTATTTCTGTTTTAGACCAATTAACACCTGTTGCAACAGGAACATTACGTGTTCCTTTTAGGTCTGTTATCTGGAAAGTACTTCCTGCTAACGTATATCCAAAATGTGGTTTATGATAATGTTTTTGGTGTCCTACGTTTGGCGGAAACGTGCATTTTAATATGCGTTGTGCTTTCATTTCACTTAAGACTTCGCATACCTTCTCTCCTTCCCAACCTGCTTCTAGAGGATCTGGAAGTGTTTGCGCAGATTTACAGGAGAATACTACTAGTACTAATATTAACAAAATCTTTTTCATTTTATAGTTTTATTTTTTAAGACAAAATAATATTAAACTGTCAGTCTGAGCTTGTCGAAGATTATTCTCGTTTACTGATAATGTTCTTTCTTATAATGATGCACTTCGACAAGCTCAGTGTGACAAAGTTTTTTTATAGTTGTAATATTACTTAAAAATTAACTTTCTCAATATTAAATAACATTAAAAGACAAATTAAGACTAAACTGTCAGTCTGAGCTTGTCGAAGACTATTCTTGTTTACTAATAATGCTATTTCTTATAATAATGCACTTCGACAAGCTCAGTGTGACAAAGTTTTTTTATAGTTGTAATATTACTTAAAAATTAACTTTCTCAATATTAAATAACCTTAAAAGGCAACTACTAGTGATAGTGTCAGTCTGAGCTTGTCGAAGACTATTCTTGTTTATAAATAGTGTTCTTTCTTATAATGATGCACTTCGACAAGCTCAGTATGACAAAATTTTTTATAGTTGTGTTATTACTTAAAAATTAACTTTCTCAATATTAAACAACCTTAAAAGATAAATTAATGCTAAACTATCTGCCTGAGCTTGTCGAAGACTATTCTCGTTTACTAATAATGCTATTTCTTATAATGATGCGCTTCGACAAGCTCAGTATGACAAAGGTTTTTTATAGTTGTGTTATTACTTAAAAATCAACTTTCTCAATATTAAACAACCTTAAAAGATAAATTAATGCTAAACTATCTGCCTGAGCTTGTCGAAGACTATTCTCGTTTACTAATAATGTTCCTTCTTATAATGATGCACTTCGACAAGCTCAGTGTGACAAAGGTTTTTTATAGTTGTAATATTACTTAAAATTTAACTTTATCTGTATTAAACAACCTTAAAAGGCAACTACTAGTGATAGTGTCAGTCTGAGCTTGTCGAAGACTATTCTTGTTTATAAATAGTGTTCTTTCTTATAATGATGCACTTCGACAAGCTCAGTGTGACAAAGCTTTTTTATAGTTCTAGTATTACTTAAAATTTAACTTTCTCAGTATTAAACAACCTTAAAAGATAAATTAATGCTAAACTATCTGCCTGAGCTTGTCGAAGATTATTCTTGTTTATAAATAGTGTTCTTTCTTATAATGATGCACTTCGACAAGCTCAGTATGACAAAGCTTTTTTATAGTTCTAGTATTACTTAAAATTTAACTTTCTCAGTATTAAACAACCTTAAAAGATAAATTAATGCTAAACTATCTGCCTGAGCTTGTCGAAGACTATTCTTGTTTACTAATAATGTTCCTTCTTATAATGATGCACTTCGACAAGCTCAGTGTGACAAAGTTTTTTTATAGCTGTAATATTACTTAAAAATTAACTTTCTCAATATTAAATAACATTAAAAGACAAATTAAGACTAAACTGTCAGTCTGAGCTTGTCGAAGATTATTCTTGTTTACTAATAATGTTCTTTCTTATAATGATGCACTTCGACAAGCTCAGTGTGACAAAAATTTTTATAGTTGTAATATTACTTAAAATTTAACTTTCTCTGTATTAAACAACCTTAAAAGACAACTACTAGTGATAGTGTCAGTCTGAGCTTGTCGAAGACTATTCTCGTTTACTTGGGTGACCAAATTCAGTATAATTTTTAGAAAATGCTATTAAATCTTGACAGTTCTCATTAATTAAAGCTTTTTTCTTTTTTCGTGTCCAGCCTTTTATTTGTTTTTCAATTTTTATAGCTTCTGTTGGATTTGTACATTGAAGATGCCAAACTAACTCTATTGGCAATCGACTAGCTGTATAACTATCTCTACTTCTTTTTGTTTTATGTTGTACTAACCTTCTTTCAATGTCATTTGTCATTCCTGTATAATAAGAATTATCTGAACATTCTAGTATGTAAACGTAGTAATATTTCATTTTAGAATTAATTATTACTTCAAGGCTTCGTCTATGCTCAGCAAAGGCTCACTTAGTATAACATTAGTTTTCATAGTTTGGATTATACAAGAAATCAAATACTAGTCTTTAAGAAAATTCTCTATTTGTAAGCGATGTCTTAAAACATGTACAATTGCGTGCTCTAATAGTTGCTCTACATCGTAAGTAACTTGCCATCTTACTTTAATTTGAAATTGCTGTAATTCTTTATCTGTAAAATGACTTATTTTTTCTAAAATACTTTCGGTGTAATCCAACATCTTATCCAGTTCTTCAATAGCAAGTAATGGATTTGTATTCGTTTTATCATACTCCAGCCAAGTACTATCTTTAGTTAGAGCATCAATATAATTCGCATAAGTATAACCACATTGAATACAATGGTTTACTACTGTTAGAATAGATTTACAATCTGGATCTATAGTTTTTAAATCTCTGATTTTAGAAAACTCGTCTTCATTTAAATTAGAAGTAATATTTTTAAGTTCTACTGTTGCTCTTCTATATTCTACCATTATGGCAACAAGCATTCTATTCTTCATAACAAAAATTATTAATTCACATTAATTTTATAAGCATCTACTGTATTAGCAAAAAACGTAGGTATTAGCAAAATGTTTTTATTTGGAATTATAGCAATATCTGCTGCATTAATTTTTTCGTCTTTAGTATCTAAAATTTTTGTAGCAGCTTCGCCTTTTAAGGTTTTTGAAACAAAGTAAACTTCGCCTTCCCAATTAGAGACAATATAACCTTCTGCAATAGAGACAATACCATCTCCTCCTTTTATACCTTTTGCTAAAAGTGTTTCTACTTTTGTCTCTTTATCTATAGCTATAAAATCTCCTTTAGTGTAAGACACTGCTAGTATGCGATTGTTCTCTACAAAAATACCATTTGGATTAAAATCTCCAAACGTTTTCCATTCGGTAACTTCATCATTAGTTATTTTATAAATTTTATTACCATACGTATCTGTTACATAAACACTTCCTTGAGCATCAATATCTATATCATTTAAAAACTTTGATCCTTCAATTTTAAAGTGCTTTTCTATGGTTCCAGATTCAATATCAACTTTTACAACTTCGTCAATGTCTGCTACGTAAAGTTTGCCATTGAATATATTCATTCCTTTAGGCGCATTTAAACCAGTTACCCAATTTTGGGTTACTATTTTTCCATTGGTATCTATTATAGACAAAGTACCATCTCCATCTTTAGCATTTGGAGGTACTGCACCTATATTAGCAACATAAATAACATCTTTATTCTCGTTGTGCCTTACAGCTTCTGATGTTGTAAGTAACGCATCTGTTTTCCAAAGTAGTTCTAACGATACTGTTTTTGAATTATTATTAACTTTAGTTTTATCTACAGGAAACAAAGCTTCTTGTTCTTTTTTCTCCTTACAAGACATTACAACAAGAATAGATAATAGGAAAGTGTATTTTAATAGTTTCATTTTGAAATAGTTTGAATAATGTGCTATAAATATAACGCAAAAACGTTAGACCATTAATTCAAGATCCTAACCAGTAACTCTTTCAATAAATCTTTCTGCGGTACAGCATTAGAATTAACACCTTTAC includes these proteins:
- a CDS encoding GIY-YIG nuclease family protein, which encodes MKYYYVYILECSDNSYYTGMTNDIERRLVQHKTKRSRDSYTASRLPIELVWHLQCTNPTEAIKIEKQIKGWTRKKKKALINENCQDLIAFSKNYTEFGHPSKRE
- a CDS encoding DinB family protein, giving the protein MKNRMLVAIMVEYRRATVELKNITSNLNEDEFSKIRDLKTIDPDCKSILTVVNHCIQCGYTYANYIDALTKDSTWLEYDKTNTNPLLAIEELDKMLDYTESILEKISHFTDKELQQFQIKVRWQVTYDVEQLLEHAIVHVLRHRLQIENFLKD
- a CDS encoding gluconolaconase, whose translation is MKLLKYTFLLSILVVMSCKEKKEQEALFPVDKTKVNNNSKTVSLELLWKTDALLTTSEAVRHNENKDVIYVANIGAVPPNAKDGDGTLSIIDTNGKIVTQNWVTGLNAPKGMNIFNGKLYVADIDEVVKVDIESGTIEKHFKIEGSKFLNDIDIDAQGSVYVTDTYGNKIYKITNDEVTEWKTFGDFNPNGIFVENNRILAVSYTKGDFIAIDKETKVETLLAKGIKGGDGIVSIAEGYIVSNWEGEVYFVSKTLKGEAATKILDTKDEKINAADIAIIPNKNILLIPTFFANTVDAYKINVN